The following are encoded in a window of Dehalococcoidia bacterium genomic DNA:
- a CDS encoding DUF6506 family protein produces MAMKMAFMVIVPDADPDKHRSVLSTEFVELVIQFVANMDQALDKAEQLVGEGCGVIELCGGFGHSMTGRIADAVRGRASVGAVRFDIHATLGKSSDEVFSG; encoded by the coding sequence ATGGCAATGAAAATGGCCTTCATGGTTATAGTGCCCGATGCAGACCCCGATAAGCACCGTAGCGTGCTGAGCACGGAGTTTGTGGAACTCGTCATCCAATTTGTGGCCAACATGGACCAGGCTCTCGATAAGGCAGAGCAACTGGTGGGTGAGGGGTGTGGTGTAATCGAGCTCTGCGGCGGCTTTGGTCACAGCATGACCGGCAGGATTGCCGACGCGGTGCGGGGCAGGGCGTCGGTGGGCGCGGTTCGCTTCGATATTCATGCCACCCTAGGCAAGAGCAGCGACGAGGTTTTCTCTGGCTAG